The Thermoflavifilum sp. genome contains a region encoding:
- a CDS encoding gluconate 2-dehydrogenase subunit 3 family protein, producing the protein MDRRESLKVLALSSVSAGLFLEACKQGTEKETEQLPASLKAWDENSGRQPFEVERDKKLASEKFFTEHEMKTIAILADIIIPADAHSGSATDAGVPDFIEFIVKDMPHLQTPMRGGLRWLDYQCLQRYGKDFASCSQAEQMEMVDEIAWPNKAKPEMEPGVAFFNLMRNLTATGFFTSEMGIKDLGYVGNRPNFWDGVPDDVLKQFGLSYDPSIPYIKADERGKVMTWS; encoded by the coding sequence ATGGACAGAAGAGAATCCTTAAAGGTGCTGGCACTCAGCTCAGTATCAGCAGGCCTGTTTCTCGAAGCCTGCAAGCAGGGCACCGAGAAGGAAACCGAACAGCTCCCCGCATCCCTGAAAGCATGGGACGAAAACAGCGGTCGTCAACCTTTTGAAGTAGAACGCGATAAAAAGCTGGCCAGCGAAAAATTTTTCACCGAGCATGAAATGAAAACCATCGCTATCCTGGCCGACATCATCATCCCGGCCGATGCGCATTCGGGCAGCGCCACCGATGCGGGCGTGCCAGATTTCATCGAGTTTATCGTGAAAGATATGCCTCATCTGCAAACACCCATGCGGGGCGGACTGCGCTGGCTCGACTACCAGTGCCTGCAACGCTACGGTAAGGATTTTGCCAGCTGCTCGCAAGCCGAACAAATGGAAATGGTGGATGAAATCGCCTGGCCCAACAAGGCTAAGCCCGAGATGGAACCCGGCGTCGCTTTCTTTAACCTGATGCGTAACCTCACCGCTACAGGCTTTTTCACCAGTGAAATGGGCATCAAAGACCTCGGATATGTAGGCAATCGACCCAATTTCTGGGATGGTGTACCCGACGATGTGCTGAAACAATTCGGCCTTTCCTACGATCCCAGCATCCCATACATCAAGGCCGACGAACGCGGCAAAGTGATGACCTGGAGCTGA
- a CDS encoding GMC family oxidoreductase, translated as MSDFQIKKSPEVYDVCIVGSGAGGGMAAYVLAQAGIKTVLLEAGPMFDPANPAQRTQLKWPYESPRRGAGTTRPFGDFDAAWGGWEIDGEPYTHKDNTKFAWFRSRMLGGRTNHWGRISLRFGPLDFKRKSIDGLGEDWPIGYDDIKPYYDRVDKLIGVFGTNEGRYNDPDGYFIPPPKPRLHELMIMQAGKKLNIPVIPSRLSILTRTVNKDRQPCFYCSQCNRSCMVYGDFSSSSVLVKPAVSSGHVTVIPNAMAREILTDQNGLATGVSYVNKEDLQEYQVRARVVVLAASACESARLLLNSKSPRHPNGLANSSGVVGHYLHDSTGAGRMGILPQLFGRKRYNEDGVGGMHVYTPWWGDNKKLDFPRGYHIEYWGGMGMPSYGFGWDIQNLNGRFPGRDGKVKEAGGYGASLKDDYRWFYGATFGMAGRGESIARFENYCEIDPNVVDKYGIPVLRFHYTWTDYEIKQAKHMQDTFEEIIHAMGGVPLGEKPGPESNYGLSTPGEIIHEVGTTRMGNDPRSSVVNKFNQAHDCKNLFIVDGGPFVSQADKNPTWTILALSMRATEYLIDQLKKRNI; from the coding sequence ATGAGTGATTTTCAGATCAAAAAGTCACCTGAGGTCTACGATGTTTGTATCGTAGGCTCAGGTGCGGGTGGCGGCATGGCCGCTTATGTACTGGCACAGGCAGGTATCAAAACCGTATTGCTGGAAGCAGGTCCGATGTTCGACCCGGCCAATCCTGCCCAGCGTACCCAGTTGAAATGGCCGTATGAATCGCCTCGCCGGGGGGCAGGCACTACACGTCCCTTTGGAGATTTTGATGCGGCCTGGGGCGGCTGGGAAATCGACGGTGAGCCTTATACCCACAAAGACAACACGAAATTTGCCTGGTTCCGCTCGCGCATGCTGGGAGGCCGCACCAACCACTGGGGACGCATCTCGCTTCGCTTTGGCCCCCTCGATTTTAAACGGAAAAGCATCGACGGTTTAGGGGAAGACTGGCCCATCGGCTATGACGATATCAAGCCTTATTACGATCGGGTCGACAAGCTGATCGGCGTATTTGGCACCAATGAAGGCCGCTACAACGATCCCGATGGGTATTTTATTCCCCCTCCCAAGCCCCGCCTTCACGAATTGATGATCATGCAGGCCGGAAAAAAACTCAATATCCCCGTCATCCCTTCCCGCCTGTCCATCCTCACCCGTACGGTGAACAAAGATCGCCAGCCCTGCTTTTACTGCAGCCAGTGCAACCGCAGTTGCATGGTGTACGGCGACTTCTCATCTTCTTCCGTACTGGTGAAACCGGCCGTGAGCAGCGGACATGTAACGGTGATTCCCAACGCCATGGCAAGGGAAATCCTGACCGATCAGAATGGACTGGCAACGGGGGTTTCTTATGTAAATAAAGAAGACCTGCAGGAGTATCAGGTACGGGCTCGCGTGGTGGTACTGGCCGCCAGCGCCTGTGAATCGGCCCGCCTGCTGTTGAACTCTAAATCGCCCCGCCATCCCAACGGGCTGGCCAATTCCAGTGGTGTGGTGGGCCATTATCTGCACGACTCCACCGGCGCCGGACGGATGGGCATCCTGCCCCAGCTCTTCGGCCGTAAACGCTACAACGAAGATGGCGTGGGTGGTATGCACGTCTATACCCCCTGGTGGGGCGATAATAAAAAACTCGATTTCCCGCGTGGCTACCATATCGAATACTGGGGCGGCATGGGCATGCCTTCTTATGGCTTTGGATGGGATATCCAGAATCTGAATGGCCGCTTCCCCGGGCGCGACGGCAAGGTAAAAGAAGCCGGCGGTTACGGCGCATCTCTGAAAGACGACTATCGCTGGTTTTACGGTGCCACCTTCGGCATGGCCGGCCGGGGTGAATCCATAGCCCGCTTCGAGAATTATTGCGAAATCGATCCCAACGTGGTCGACAAATACGGTATCCCCGTCCTGCGTTTCCATTACACCTGGACCGACTATGAAATCAAACAGGCCAAACACATGCAGGACACATTCGAGGAAATCATCCATGCCATGGGGGGTGTTCCACTCGGCGAAAAGCCCGGTCCGGAAAGCAATTATGGCCTTTCCACACCCGGCGAAATCATCCACGAAGTGGGAACCACCCGCATGGGCAACGACCCGCGCAGCTCGGTGGTCAATAAATTCAACCAGGCACACGATTGCAAAAACCTGTTTATCGTGGATGGCGGGCCCTTTGTGTCGCAGGCCGACAAAAATCCCACCTGGACCATCCTGGCGCTGAGCATGCGGGCTACGGAATATTTGATCGATCAGCTCAAGAAAAGAAATATTTAA
- a CDS encoding D-alanyl-D-alanine carboxypeptidase, which yields MSFYVYTSFYSKRLRIIFLLFIGCYCLIDTGCSPRYGTAIGRGRIQHVTRQWLRDSVFRGAQVGISISDLTCRRNIMQYHSKQYFNPASNTKLFTLFTGLHLLGDSTTGILYSDKQDTLFIQGTADPSLFHPDFAVQHAVNFLLKDTHRVIVLFNPVNRNAVWGPGWAWNDYAEDYQPERSTLPLYGNVVWCTVYDHQVQMLPAYFLQTGLVKWDTTTGPAQITRLPEENLFIVHPAADTVHIQIPYRVMQGGVSAALLSDTLHKPVLFDPERQLFPDDQQVRWLANVPADSLFRHMMFRSDNFYAEQTLMMCSYRLFDTIDSRRMIQFVLDSLLPGLPQPPRWVDGSGLSRLNLFTPDDIVYVLKKLLSDFPRARIFSLLPTGGSGTLSRYPDLRGRIYAKTGSLSNQAALSGYLLTRRGHTLVFSILVGNYVSSPAQLRNRMGDWLRWLVEHY from the coding sequence ATGAGCTTTTACGTATATACTTCGTTTTATTCGAAGCGCTTACGCATCATTTTCCTATTGTTTATCGGCTGCTATTGTTTGATAGACACCGGCTGCAGTCCGCGATATGGGACAGCTATAGGGCGTGGCCGCATACAGCATGTTACCCGACAGTGGTTACGCGATTCGGTGTTCAGGGGGGCACAGGTGGGCATTTCGATATCCGATCTTACATGCAGGCGCAACATCATGCAGTACCACAGCAAGCAATATTTCAATCCGGCTTCCAATACCAAGTTGTTTACCTTATTTACTGGCCTGCACCTGTTGGGCGATTCTACCACGGGCATTTTATATTCCGATAAACAGGATACGCTTTTTATCCAGGGTACGGCAGATCCCAGTCTTTTTCATCCTGATTTTGCGGTTCAGCATGCGGTGAATTTTTTATTGAAAGATACACACCGGGTCATAGTGCTATTCAACCCTGTCAACAGAAATGCCGTCTGGGGGCCGGGATGGGCGTGGAATGATTATGCCGAAGATTATCAACCCGAACGGAGTACTTTGCCATTATATGGAAATGTGGTCTGGTGCACGGTATACGATCATCAGGTGCAGATGCTTCCGGCTTATTTCCTGCAAACGGGATTGGTGAAATGGGATACCACGACCGGGCCTGCGCAGATTACCCGCCTGCCTGAAGAAAATTTGTTTATCGTGCATCCTGCTGCTGATACCGTGCATATACAAATTCCCTATCGGGTTATGCAGGGTGGGGTGAGTGCTGCTTTGCTGTCCGACACGCTTCATAAACCGGTGCTCTTTGACCCTGAACGACAGCTGTTTCCTGATGATCAACAGGTGAGGTGGCTTGCCAATGTGCCGGCGGATAGCCTGTTTCGACACATGATGTTTAGAAGTGATAATTTTTATGCCGAGCAAACATTGATGATGTGCAGTTACCGACTGTTTGATACCATTGATAGCCGACGCATGATTCAATTTGTGCTGGATAGCCTTTTGCCGGGGTTGCCCCAACCACCCCGGTGGGTGGATGGTTCGGGTTTATCGCGGCTGAATTTATTTACGCCCGACGATATCGTGTATGTTTTAAAAAAACTCTTATCCGATTTTCCACGTGCGCGAATCTTTTCCTTACTGCCCACGGGTGGCAGCGGTACCTTAAGTCGTTATCCTGATCTGCGTGGTCGGATATATGCCAAAACCGGCTCCTTGAGCAATCAGGCTGCATTGAGTGGATACTTGCTTACCCGAAGGGGGCATACACTCGTTTTCAGCATTTTAGTGGGCAATTATGTGAGTTCGCCTGCTCAATTGAGAAACCGGATGGGCGACTGGTTGCGCTGGCTGGTTGAACATTATTGA
- a CDS encoding acyl-CoA desaturase, protein MSQVKFINNPRPFKQTLDARVKHYFETHHLSEKGNRQLYIKSAVLLPLAIAVYLSLIVLHPAVWISILLCVSLGFVLAFIGFNIMHDAAHGSYSSSKALNEIMSLTLNLMGGNAYIWKVKHNIVHHTYTNINGEDEDIHVPILRLSPDQPRRWYHRYQHLYAPVLYMFTSLMWVLFNDYYKYFARKIESTPIPRMSLSEKMIFWGSKLLNLAIFLLIPAWIFGWLPAVIGLLIMHGSMGITLALVFQMAHCVEDTRFPMPQPESKKIENEWALHEVATTANFGTNSKLLYWLIGGLNFQIEHHLFPRISHVHYPAISAIVREVCQEFQVPYVAYPSFASAVRSHLRYLRQLGQSGR, encoded by the coding sequence ATGAGTCAGGTTAAATTCATCAACAATCCCCGTCCTTTCAAACAAACACTGGATGCGCGCGTCAAACATTATTTTGAAACCCATCACCTGAGTGAAAAAGGTAATCGACAGCTGTATATCAAATCGGCCGTGCTATTGCCATTGGCGATAGCCGTTTATCTCAGCTTAATCGTGCTGCATCCCGCAGTATGGATCAGCATCCTGTTGTGTGTATCACTGGGGTTTGTACTGGCTTTCATTGGTTTCAACATCATGCACGATGCTGCCCACGGAAGCTATTCTTCATCCAAAGCCTTGAATGAAATCATGTCGCTCACCCTGAACCTGATGGGTGGCAATGCTTATATCTGGAAGGTGAAACACAATATCGTTCACCATACGTATACGAATATCAACGGTGAAGACGAAGATATTCATGTGCCGATATTGCGATTGAGTCCTGATCAGCCCAGGCGATGGTATCATCGTTATCAGCATCTCTATGCACCGGTGTTGTATATGTTTACCTCGTTGATGTGGGTTTTATTTAATGACTATTACAAATATTTTGCGCGTAAAATTGAATCTACGCCCATACCCCGCATGTCTTTATCAGAAAAAATGATTTTCTGGGGCAGTAAGTTGCTGAATCTCGCGATATTTCTCTTGATTCCTGCGTGGATCTTCGGTTGGTTGCCAGCCGTGATCGGTTTATTGATTATGCATGGAAGCATGGGCATCACCCTAGCACTGGTTTTTCAGATGGCCCATTGCGTGGAAGACACGCGTTTTCCGATGCCTCAACCCGAATCTAAAAAAATCGAGAATGAATGGGCATTGCATGAAGTAGCCACCACAGCCAATTTCGGCACGAACAGCAAGTTGCTTTACTGGTTGATTGGTGGATTGAATTTTCAGATCGAGCATCATCTGTTCCCGCGCATCTCGCATGTGCATTATCCTGCTATCAGTGCCATTGTTCGGGAGGTCTGTCAGGAATTTCAGGTGCCCTATGTAGCCTACCCTTCCTTTGCGAGCGCCGTTCGTTCGCATCTGCGTTATCTGCGCCAGCTCGGGCAATCTGGCCGATAG
- the glgP gene encoding alpha-glucan family phosphorylase, whose amino-acid sequence MSFTFTHPYDIDPAFSKPVAYFSMEYAIHQPLKIYAGGLGFLSGSHLRSAYILKQNLVGVGILWKYGYYDQVRRSDQTMDVLFQEKIYHFLQDTGIQFTIQIHGQPVWVKAYYLPPEIFHTAPLFLLTTDIPENDYLARTTCYKLYDSELAARLAADIVLGFGGARLFEHLSWKPAVYHLNESHALPLAFYLYQQYRNTREVKKRLVFTNHTPEAAGNPETDMGLLHEMSFFGELSIDEVRQITHIDGPRLNHTLAAMRLAGITNGVSQLHTQTLRQMWGRETQLSPIIAITNAQDAQYWANHAMYEALHAGDLTKLRELKLAAKRKLFEVVADQCGKLFDEHILTIVVARRFAGYKRMNLLLHDWQKFQEIIHHTTYPVQIIWAGKPYPTDGAAIGLFNHLVQISKSYPNCAVLTGYELSLSKLLKGGADVWLNVPRLTREASGTSGMSAAMNGAVNVSIPDGWIAEFLKDGVNGFVIPAADPQLPEEEIDRQDAQAMYTTLQQRVLPLYYENHTQWLSLMSRSMQDVRPQFDSQRMAKAYYEQMYLQIG is encoded by the coding sequence ATGTCTTTCACGTTCACCCATCCTTATGACATCGATCCTGCTTTCAGCAAGCCGGTAGCTTATTTTTCGATGGAATACGCCATCCATCAGCCGTTGAAGATTTATGCAGGTGGACTGGGGTTTCTGTCGGGATCCCATTTGCGTAGCGCTTATATCCTCAAACAAAATCTGGTAGGCGTGGGTATCCTGTGGAAATATGGATATTACGATCAGGTGCGTCGTAGCGATCAAACCATGGATGTGCTGTTTCAGGAAAAAATCTATCATTTTCTGCAGGACACGGGTATCCAGTTTACCATTCAGATTCATGGGCAGCCGGTATGGGTGAAAGCGTATTATCTGCCTCCAGAGATCTTTCACACCGCTCCACTGTTTTTACTGACGACCGATATCCCGGAAAACGATTATCTGGCCCGCACCACCTGCTATAAGTTGTACGACAGCGAACTGGCCGCCAGGCTGGCCGCCGATATCGTGCTGGGATTCGGAGGCGCCCGTTTGTTTGAACACCTCAGCTGGAAGCCCGCCGTGTATCATTTAAATGAATCTCATGCCCTTCCCCTGGCCTTCTATCTGTATCAACAATACCGCAACACGCGTGAGGTGAAAAAACGATTGGTATTCACCAACCACACGCCGGAAGCCGCCGGCAATCCGGAAACAGATATGGGGTTGTTGCATGAAATGAGTTTCTTTGGTGAACTTTCTATAGACGAAGTCCGCCAGATTACACATATCGATGGTCCTCGTCTCAACCACACCCTGGCCGCCATGCGTCTGGCGGGTATCACCAACGGAGTATCGCAGTTGCACACACAAACCCTGCGACAGATGTGGGGCCGTGAAACGCAGCTATCGCCCATCATCGCCATCACCAATGCACAGGATGCCCAATACTGGGCTAACCATGCCATGTATGAAGCCTTACATGCCGGCGACCTGACGAAACTCCGGGAACTGAAGCTGGCAGCCAAGCGCAAGTTATTTGAAGTAGTGGCCGATCAATGCGGTAAGCTGTTCGATGAACACATCCTGACCATTGTCGTGGCTCGACGTTTTGCAGGATACAAACGCATGAACCTGTTGTTGCACGACTGGCAAAAGTTTCAGGAGATCATCCACCATACCACCTATCCCGTGCAAATCATCTGGGCCGGAAAACCTTATCCCACCGATGGTGCAGCGATAGGCTTATTCAATCACCTCGTACAGATCAGCAAAAGCTATCCCAATTGTGCAGTGCTCACGGGCTATGAACTGAGCTTATCCAAATTATTGAAAGGCGGTGCGGATGTGTGGCTAAACGTGCCCCGCCTGACCCGAGAAGCCTCGGGCACCAGCGGCATGAGCGCCGCCATGAATGGGGCCGTCAACGTGAGCATCCCCGACGGCTGGATTGCAGAATTCCTGAAAGATGGGGTGAATGGCTTCGTGATTCCTGCTGCCGATCCACAGCTGCCCGAAGAAGAAATCGATCGACAGGATGCACAGGCCATGTATACTACCCTGCAACAACGCGTGCTTCCGCTGTATTACGAAAACCATACACAATGGCTCTCGCTCATGTCGCGCAGCATGCAGGATGTGCGGCCGCAGTTCGACAGCCAGCGCATGGCAAAAGCGTATTATGAGCAAATGTATCTGCAAATAGGATGA
- a CDS encoding GDSL-type esterase/lipase family protein — MKRLHFVFFFLLTLACWTNIYAQQAPIRVACVGNSITEGYGLGDSTYPAALQRILGPAYEVRNYGLGGRTLLKSGDHPYWKEPAFQEVQQWNPQIVIIELGTNDSKPWNWKDSLHFKTDYLEFVEVFKRLPAHPQIYLCLPPPSFSDKFGIRNQVIKAQEIPIIKQVARLEHVHVINLYKGMKHEAAHFYDGIHPDKVGAVHMAAYIARQLKLPHAQPQ, encoded by the coding sequence ATGAAACGATTGCATTTCGTCTTTTTCTTCTTGCTCACACTGGCCTGCTGGACGAACATTTACGCACAGCAAGCCCCCATTCGTGTCGCCTGCGTGGGCAACAGCATCACCGAAGGGTATGGTCTGGGCGATAGTACTTATCCGGCTGCCCTGCAACGAATCCTTGGCCCGGCTTACGAGGTAAGAAATTACGGACTGGGCGGTAGAACCCTGCTGAAAAGCGGCGATCACCCTTACTGGAAAGAACCAGCATTCCAGGAAGTGCAACAATGGAACCCACAAATCGTGATCATCGAATTAGGGACAAACGATTCCAAACCCTGGAACTGGAAAGATAGCCTGCATTTTAAAACCGATTATCTGGAATTTGTGGAGGTCTTCAAGCGATTGCCCGCTCACCCGCAAATCTATCTCTGCCTGCCTCCACCCTCTTTTTCTGACAAATTTGGTATTCGAAACCAGGTGATTAAAGCCCAGGAAATTCCCATCATTAAGCAGGTAGCCAGGCTGGAACATGTGCATGTGATTAACCTGTACAAGGGCATGAAACATGAAGCTGCTCATTTTTATGATGGCATTCATCCCGACAAGGTAGGGGCTGTACACATGGCCGCTTATATCGCCCGGCAATTGAAATTACCGCATGCACAACCTCAATAA
- a CDS encoding formimidoylglutamase, giving the protein MAGDAFFEQVLMPVDRYQINDDQAYHELQLGAQIHVHEHSIPDWTEADIVLVGVQDQRGEGQPQPSSAPFYIRKQLYRLFHWHPEIKIADLGNIQSGRQVPDTYAAMKALLGELLAHGKVVVILGGSHDLTYGQYLGYVANEQLIEATLIDAIFDIQENETLPAYTFLMDLFISQPNFLKHYNHIGFQSYYVQPRMLETLDKLRFDCYRVGYAQERPEDMEPALRMSDMLSIDLNAIRHSDAPANNFSPNGFTGQDMCLFCKYAGMSARLSSLGIYGYHPERDQHELTAKQIAQMIWYFVEGFYWRSVDPPPEEKQAYWEFHVKFTDVETLFLRSKRTGRWWMQLPDQRFIPCTAEDYHQACRNEIPERWLRAQERL; this is encoded by the coding sequence ATGGCTGGAGATGCTTTTTTTGAACAGGTATTGATGCCTGTGGATAGGTATCAGATCAATGATGACCAGGCTTATCATGAGCTTCAGTTAGGTGCACAGATTCACGTGCATGAGCATTCGATTCCCGATTGGACGGAAGCCGATATCGTGCTGGTGGGCGTGCAGGATCAACGCGGAGAGGGTCAGCCTCAGCCTTCGTCGGCGCCTTTTTATATCCGCAAACAGCTATATCGTTTGTTTCACTGGCATCCGGAGATCAAAATTGCCGATCTGGGTAATATCCAGTCTGGCCGGCAGGTTCCCGATACGTATGCAGCCATGAAGGCATTGCTGGGTGAATTGTTGGCACATGGCAAGGTGGTGGTGATTCTGGGCGGTTCCCACGATCTCACCTACGGGCAATATCTGGGTTATGTAGCCAACGAACAATTGATTGAAGCCACCCTGATTGATGCGATATTCGACATTCAGGAAAATGAAACCCTACCGGCATATACTTTTTTAATGGATCTGTTTATTTCGCAGCCGAACTTTTTAAAACATTACAACCACATTGGCTTTCAGAGTTATTATGTGCAGCCGCGCATGCTGGAAACGCTCGACAAACTGCGGTTTGACTGCTACCGGGTGGGATACGCACAGGAAAGACCGGAAGATATGGAGCCAGCGCTGCGCATGAGTGATATGCTGAGCATTGACCTGAATGCCATTCGGCACAGTGATGCACCGGCTAACAATTTTTCTCCGAACGGTTTTACCGGGCAGGACATGTGCCTGTTTTGCAAATATGCGGGCATGAGTGCAAGGCTCAGTTCACTGGGTATTTATGGATATCATCCGGAACGGGACCAGCACGAACTCACAGCCAAACAAATTGCTCAGATGATCTGGTACTTCGTGGAAGGATTTTACTGGAGAAGCGTCGATCCGCCGCCTGAAGAAAAACAGGCTTACTGGGAGTTTCACGTGAAGTTTACCGATGTGGAGACCCTTTTTCTGCGTAGCAAACGAACCGGTCGCTGGTGGATGCAACTGCCCGATCAAAGGTTTATTCCCTGTACGGCGGAAGACTATCATCAGGCCTGCAGGAATGAAATACCCGAACGCTGGCTGCGGGCACAGGAAAGACTATGA
- a CDS encoding Gfo/Idh/MocA family oxidoreductase, producing MSEQESLYPQPANDHEQKKSISRRAFIRNAALATAGFYIVPRHVLGRGYVAPSDKLIIAGIGAGGKGGDDLRHFYATGKVEIAYLCDVDDRQAQDSLKRWPKAKYYHDWRELFDKEHDHFDAVDVGIPDHNHAIVAFHAMQLGKHVYVQKPLTHDIYEARMLTEAAKRYKVVTQMGDQGASSDGVRQLREWYEAGIIGEVHTVYCWTNRPVWPQGIPWPDKKPPVPKGLNWDLWLGTAPYREYEDNVVPFNWRGWWDYGTGALGDMGCHIIGPVFKVLGLEYPTEVNCSVSTPYVTNWTEAYYPDSGPISSVIHFKYKTKKGNQVKLVWMDGGIQPERPEELGPNEIMGDGGNGVIFIGTRGKMMCATYGENPQLLPTVLTKEVNVPQKYPRVPGGADGHYGQWVDACLAGYGNMEVDSPFVGYAGPLTECVLMGNLAIRSFNYREPNSNGRGYRYPGRGITLEWDGPNMRVTNFDPANQYIRRTYRQGWPDLSF from the coding sequence ATGTCAGAACAAGAGTCCCTTTACCCACAACCTGCCAATGATCATGAGCAGAAAAAAAGTATCTCCCGCAGGGCATTCATCCGCAATGCTGCCCTGGCAACGGCGGGATTCTATATCGTACCCCGCCATGTGCTTGGGCGAGGTTATGTGGCCCCCAGCGATAAGCTGATTATTGCCGGCATAGGTGCCGGCGGTAAGGGTGGCGATGACCTGCGCCATTTCTACGCCACCGGTAAAGTAGAGATCGCCTATCTCTGCGATGTGGACGACCGCCAGGCGCAGGACAGCCTGAAGCGCTGGCCTAAAGCCAAATATTACCACGACTGGCGTGAATTGTTCGACAAGGAACACGACCATTTCGATGCCGTTGACGTGGGTATTCCCGATCACAACCATGCGATCGTAGCTTTCCATGCCATGCAGCTGGGCAAACATGTATACGTCCAGAAACCACTGACACACGATATTTACGAAGCCCGCATGCTCACCGAAGCGGCCAAACGCTATAAGGTAGTGACCCAGATGGGCGACCAGGGAGCCTCCAGCGATGGTGTGCGCCAGCTCAGGGAATGGTATGAAGCCGGCATCATCGGCGAGGTGCATACCGTGTATTGCTGGACCAACCGCCCGGTATGGCCGCAGGGCATCCCCTGGCCTGATAAAAAACCACCTGTGCCGAAGGGATTGAACTGGGATCTGTGGCTGGGCACTGCACCCTACAGGGAATACGAAGACAATGTAGTGCCCTTCAACTGGCGCGGCTGGTGGGATTACGGTACCGGCGCCTTAGGCGATATGGGCTGCCATATCATTGGACCCGTGTTTAAAGTGCTGGGACTGGAATACCCGACAGAGGTCAACTGTAGTGTCAGCACGCCTTATGTAACCAACTGGACGGAAGCCTATTATCCTGACAGCGGACCGATTTCCTCGGTGATTCATTTCAAATACAAAACCAAAAAAGGAAACCAGGTTAAGCTGGTGTGGATGGATGGCGGCATACAACCAGAACGTCCGGAAGAGTTAGGGCCAAATGAAATCATGGGCGATGGTGGTAATGGCGTCATCTTCATCGGTACGCGTGGCAAGATGATGTGCGCCACCTACGGAGAAAATCCGCAGCTGTTGCCTACCGTGTTAACCAAGGAAGTGAACGTACCGCAGAAGTATCCCCGGGTGCCGGGAGGAGCCGACGGCCACTACGGCCAATGGGTAGACGCCTGTCTGGCGGGCTATGGCAACATGGAAGTGGATTCACCCTTCGTGGGATATGCCGGACCACTCACCGAATGCGTGCTGATGGGCAACCTGGCCATTCGCAGTTTCAACTATCGTGAGCCGAATAGCAATGGACGAGGCTACCGCTATCCCGGAAGGGGCATCACCCTCGAATGGGACGGCCCGAATATGCGGGTGACCAACTTTGATCCGGCCAATCAGTATATCCGGCGCACCTACCGCCAGGGATGGCCCGATCTCAGCTTCTAA